The DNA window AGTTCCTCCTGATCCTTCGTTCCGCCCCTGGGACCGCTACCGACTTCGACCCGGAAGCGATCAGCCCGGAAGGGGTCACCGTGGAGTTCTCCATGCCCGGCATGGATATGGGCGAGCACCAGATGCAGCTCCAGCCCACCGCAGACGGCACCCTGGGAGGCCGCATCGCTTTGCCTTCGTGCCCCATGGGCCACTCGCTGTGGCAGGCCACGGTGCGCGTCGGCGAGGAGCCCGTCGCCGACTGGGTGCTGCATGTTGGGCAGTGATTCGATCTTCGTGCTGATGTTGCTGGCGGGCCTCGCCGGCGGCCTCGGCCATTGCTCCGGCATGTGCGGCCCGCTGGTGATCCTGCTCTCCCCGCGGCAGACCGGCCGAGCCCACACCCTCCAGCTGCACCTCGGGCGCATCCTCTCCTACGCCCTCATCGGCGCCACCCTCGCCGTTCTCTCCGCCATCCTGGCCTTGGAAGTCGAAGTCTTCCCCGCCCGCCGCCTGCTCCTCCTCACCGCCGGCATCGTCCTGATCCTCAGCGGCCTCGCCACCCTGGGCCTCCCCTTCCTCCAACGCGGCTGGTCCCGCCTGGCCCTCAGCGCCACCCCCCTCCGCCGCGCCTCCCGACTGGCCGAAAAGGCCGGCCCCTTCCTCCTCGGCCTGTTCTGGGGCCTCCTCCCCTGCGGCCTCCTCTACTCCGCCTACACCGCCGCCGCCGCCACCGGCGCCGCCGCCCCCACCCCCCTCGTGGGCGCCCTGCAGGGCGCAGCGGTGATGGTGCTCTTCGGGCTGGGCACGACACCGACGCTGGTGGGGATCAGCTGGGCCGCGGGGCAAGTTCCGGTCCGGGCGCGGGTTTGGTTGCAGCGGGTGGCTGGGGGGGTGGTGGTGGTTTCGGGGGTGGTGATGGTTGTGGGGGCGCTGTAGGCAGATCGGAAGGATCACCGCCAGCTATATACTGAACACCAAAAGAATCTTAAAGCTGCGCACTCGCGAGACTTCAATCTCACGTTAGATCAAGGAGAGACGATCGTGGAACTACCGAGACATTGGGACATCATGCATCCAGCCCTGAATGTTCTCAGCGACCGATCTCCCAAAAGGGCTAAAGATCTTGAGCAGCCCCTTGCCGAGTTCTTCAGCCTGAGCGAGGAAGACCTCAATCAAATGTATGAGTCGGGCAACGGCCCGATCTTCTACGACCGCATTACCTGGGCTTTGAGCTACCTCGCCATGACGGAATTCGTCGACCGGCCCAAGCGCGGCCTCTACCAAATCAACGCAGACGGGCTTCGACTACTGGACCGCCCTAATGAGGTCAAAGAGCGCATTCGGGCTCGGATGGCCGAGCGCGAACAGGCCAAGCAGGAGGCGACCGAAACAGCATCCCAAGCATCAAGGGAGCTTTCGGGCGAAGGAAATTCGACCCTGACGCCCCAAGAGAGGATGTACGAGTCCTACGAAAAGATCCGTCAGTCCACCTACGACGCAATCCTCGACACGATCCTGAGCAAATCCCCCACGGCGTTCGAAACGCTG is part of the Acidobacteriota bacterium genome and encodes:
- a CDS encoding restriction endonuclease, with amino-acid sequence MELPRHWDIMHPALNVLSDRSPKRAKDLEQPLAEFFSLSEEDLNQMYESGNGPIFYDRITWALSYLAMTEFVDRPKRGLYQINADGLRLLDRPNEVKERIRARMAEREQAKQEATETASQASRELSGEGNSTLTPQERMYESYEKIRQSTYDAILDTILSKSPTAFETLVVKLLQKMGYGGEIKDSGHVTPPAGDGGIDGVIKEDILGLGRLHIQAKRYARNRTVGREEIQKFVGALAVARSKKGVFITTSKYSAEAIQYADSLHGGTTVVLIDGEELAQHIYDFSLGMQPEQIIEIKKMDVDFWDSMQDDPGVGGG
- a CDS encoding sulfite exporter TauE/SafE family protein, which codes for MLGSDSIFVLMLLAGLAGGLGHCSGMCGPLVILLSPRQTGRAHTLQLHLGRILSYALIGATLAVLSAILALEVEVFPARRLLLLTAGIVLILSGLATLGLPFLQRGWSRLALSATPLRRASRLAEKAGPFLLGLFWGLLPCGLLYSAYTAAAATGAAAPTPLVGALQGAAVMVLFGLGTTPTLVGISWAAGQVPVRARVWLQRVAGGVVVVSGVVMVVGAL